From a single Oreochromis niloticus isolate F11D_XX linkage group LG4, O_niloticus_UMD_NMBU, whole genome shotgun sequence genomic region:
- the ppp1r27a gene encoding protein phosphatase 1 regulatory subunit 27, with protein MKYSYRVPASTYARSSQYTPTYHTPTQYTPSYYTPPPYTSSYTSASKYKPTQSSTTYYTPSHHTSTYTPASAYVPSYSKGSRYSSTRGTQAQEKPAPVIPVAPAKRTVHFPNDIIFQDIVRRGDLEQIGRFMRARKVRVDTVFHSGMAALHEAVLTGNLEVVKLLVKYGADVHQRDEDGWTPLHMACSDGYPEIARYLLSMGASTEAENESGEKPADLIDPECKDLAKLFETGCV; from the exons ATGAAGTACAGCTACCGTGTGCCGGCGTCTACGTACGCACGCAGCTCACAGTACACACCAACTTACCACACTCCCACCCAGTACACCCCCTCATATTACACACCGCCACCGTACACATCCTCATACACGTCCGCCTCAAAGTACAAACCGACACAGTCCAGCACCACATATTACACCCCGTCACACCACACGTCCACTTACACGCCTGCATCAGCATACGTCCCTTCATACAGCAAAGGGTCACGGTACAGCTCCACACGTGGCACACAAGCACAGGAAAAGCCTGCACCTGTAATTCCTGTCGCACCCGCCAAGAGGACAGTGCACTTCCCCAATGACATCATCTTCCAGGATATTGTTAGACGGGGAGACCTGGAGCAGATTGGTCGGTTCATGAGAGCGAGGAAAGTTCGTGTGGATACGGTGTTCCACTCAG GTATGGCAGCACTACATGAGGCTGTGCTAACAGGGAACCTGGAGGTGGTGAAGCTGCTGGTTAAATATGGCGCCGATGTCCATCAGAGAGATGAGGACGGCTGGACGCCGCTCCACATGGCCTGCAGTGACGGCTACCCAGAAATTGCCAG ATATCTGCTATCAATGGGCGCCAGCACAGAGGCAGAGAATGAAAGTGGAGAGAAGCCCGCAGACCTCATCGACCCAGAGTGCAAAGACCTCGCCAAACTGTTTGAGACTGGCTGCGTCTGA